The Euleptes europaea isolate rEulEur1 chromosome 2, rEulEur1.hap1, whole genome shotgun sequence genome has a segment encoding these proteins:
- the C2H1orf74 gene encoding UPF0739 protein C1orf74 homolog gives MAKPFPQLLVAAAQHHLSAKKKGLSRSASLQLAGEILAVAAGLKPAFLYDYNLAGCSQILSYVQQLQTISELGCRLHILSIADNVLIINLDMTVQWLETLQLDNKIAFIDVSAARTSPGFCETADIDSIKKHISELLSHLKALAADLSQDLSSSAVFSAEWNLCTLFGVLLGYPAAYSFPAPKSFDNCLSLAPLRVFTVQATFCRISNDLRVRLYSFSVPENLCSVMKTGIDEWCENLQDACRSQKDFSDLCITTEVVTLEAVAL, from the coding sequence ATGGCCAAACCATTCCCTCAACTGCTCGTTGCTGCAGCTCAGCATCATCTCAGTGCAAAGAAAAAAGGCTTATCTCGGTCTGCCTCTTTGCAGCTGGCTGGAGAGATACTGGCTGTAGCTGCCGGCTTAAAGCCCGCTTTCCTGTATGATTACAATTTGGCTGGGTGTTCTCAGATCCTGAGCTACGTTCAGCAGCTTCAGACCATCAGTGAGCTTGGATGCCGGCTACACATTTTGAGCATCGCTGATAACGTTCTGATCATCAACTTGGACATGACGGTGCAGTGGCTGGAGACACTCCAGCTTGACAACAAAATCGCCTTCATTGATGTTTCTGCTGCCAGGACAAGTCCTGGCTTCTGTGAAACAGCAGATATAGATTCCATAAAAAAACATATATCTGAGTTACTGAGTCATCTTAAAGCACTGGCAGCAGACCTGTCCCAGGACCTTTCCTCCAGTGCTGTCTTTTCTGCTGAATGGAATCTATGTACCCTTTTTGGGGTATTGCTAGGCTACCCGGCAGCCTACAGTTTCCCTGCTCCAAAGAGCTTTGACAACTGTCTTTCTCTGGCCCCACTGAGGGTGTTCACTGTCCAAGCCACCTTCTGCAGGATAAGCAATGACCTCCGAGTCCGACTTTATTCTTTCAGTGTCCCAGAAAACTTATGCTCTGTCATGAAAACTGGTATTGATGAGTGGTGTGAAAATCTGCAGGATGCTTGTAGATCTCAGAAAGACTTTTCAGATCTTTGCATTACTACTGAGGTTGTTACTTTAGAGGCAGTGGCTTTGTAA